A genomic segment from Leptolyngbya boryana PCC 6306 encodes:
- the metH gene encoding methionine synthase, with the protein MSSAFLTRLHSPDRPVLVFDGAMGTNIQSQNLTAEDFGGAEYEGCNEYLIHTKPEAIAKVHRDFLAAGADVIETDTFGSSPFVLAEYGLQDLAYDLSKKAAELAKQCAAEFSTPEKPRFVAGSMGPGTKLPTLGHITYDELKDAFTVQAEGLFDGGVDLFIIETCQDVLQIKAALNAVEAIFEKKGERRPIMVSVTMEVQGTMLVGTDISGVLAILEPYPIDILGLNCATGPDRMAEHIKYLTENAPFVVSCIPNAGLPENIGGHAHYKLTPVELQMALHKFIEDWGVQVIGGCCGTRPTHIQALAEAAATMKPKERNVRIGEREWMNGQVFESETPRPLLSYTPSAASIYTSQPYEQDNSFLIVGERLNASGSKKVRELLNADDWDGLIAIAKSQVKEGAHVLDVNVDYVGRNGESDMKELVSRLVTNVTLPLMLDSTEWTKMEAGLKVAGGKCILNSTNYEDGDERFFKVLELAKEYGAGVVIGTIDEEGMARTAEKKFQIAQRAYRDALEFGIPPHEIFFDTLALPISTGIEEDRENAKATVESIRMIRENLPGVHFMVGVSNISFGLSPAARITLNSMFLHEATKVGMDGAIVSAAKILPLAKIEPEHQEVCLDLIYDRRRFDGDICIYDPLTKLTELFEGVSAKDARSTSSLADLPVEERLKQHIIDGERIGLEDALKIALETYEPLHIINTFLLDGMKVVGELFGSGQMQLPFVLQSAETMKSAVAFLEPFMEKKSDDSGKGKFLIATVKGDVHDIGKNLVDIILTNNGYKVINLGIKQPVDAIVDAYVEHQPDCIAMSGLLVKSTAFMKENLEVFNERGISVPVILGGAALTPKFVYEDCQNAYKGQVIYGRDAFADLTFMDRFMPAKKEGQWSDTEGFQGEFAQFNQKGRKAIEQAERELNGEPEKKSDEPEVIDLVRSEAVELDIDRPTPPFWGTKVLNPEDISLEDLFWHMDLQALIVGQWQFRKPKDQSKEEYDVFLAEKVYPVLERWKQKIQTEKLLEPRMIYGYFPCAAEGNSLHVYDPSVIEQGLTPATATPLVTWTFPRQKSLRRLCISDFFRPVSDNQFDVLPMQAVTMGHIATEVAQELFKANNYTEYLYFHGMAVQMAEALAEWSHAQIRKELGYGELEPDNIRDMLAQRYQGSRYSFGYPACPNVADQFKQLELLGTDRIEMSIDESEQLYPEQSTTAFVVYHPTAKYFSA; encoded by the coding sequence ATGAGCAGCGCTTTTCTGACCCGTCTTCACAGTCCCGATCGTCCTGTCCTCGTCTTCGATGGCGCAATGGGAACCAATATTCAGTCCCAGAATTTAACAGCAGAGGATTTTGGAGGTGCGGAATATGAAGGCTGTAACGAATATCTCATTCATACGAAACCAGAAGCGATCGCGAAAGTTCACCGCGATTTCTTAGCAGCAGGCGCGGATGTGATTGAAACCGATACATTCGGCAGTAGCCCGTTTGTGCTGGCAGAATATGGGCTGCAAGATCTAGCGTATGACTTGAGCAAGAAAGCGGCTGAACTCGCGAAACAATGCGCCGCCGAATTCTCAACGCCTGAAAAGCCCAGATTTGTCGCCGGATCGATGGGTCCTGGCACAAAATTACCGACCTTAGGACACATCACATACGACGAGCTAAAAGACGCATTTACCGTTCAGGCAGAAGGGTTATTTGATGGCGGTGTTGATTTATTCATCATTGAAACCTGCCAGGACGTACTGCAAATCAAAGCCGCTTTGAATGCCGTAGAAGCTATCTTTGAGAAAAAAGGCGAGCGTCGCCCGATCATGGTGTCTGTGACGATGGAAGTTCAGGGAACGATGCTCGTCGGGACAGATATTAGCGGCGTTTTGGCGATTTTAGAGCCGTATCCGATCGATATTCTCGGCTTAAACTGTGCGACAGGTCCCGATCGCATGGCAGAGCACATTAAGTATTTGACGGAGAATGCACCGTTTGTCGTGTCTTGTATTCCCAATGCAGGTTTGCCGGAAAATATCGGCGGTCATGCTCACTACAAGCTGACTCCAGTTGAATTGCAGATGGCATTGCACAAATTCATCGAAGATTGGGGTGTGCAAGTGATTGGCGGATGTTGTGGAACTCGTCCCACGCATATTCAGGCATTAGCAGAAGCCGCCGCGACGATGAAGCCGAAAGAGCGCAATGTTCGGATCGGGGAGCGCGAATGGATGAATGGTCAAGTGTTTGAATCAGAAACACCCAGACCACTTTTAAGCTACACGCCTTCAGCCGCATCGATTTATACGTCTCAGCCTTATGAGCAGGATAATTCTTTTCTGATTGTAGGAGAGCGACTGAATGCCAGCGGCTCTAAGAAAGTTCGAGAGTTGTTAAATGCAGATGACTGGGATGGACTGATTGCGATCGCAAAATCCCAGGTCAAAGAAGGCGCGCATGTATTGGATGTAAACGTCGATTATGTCGGACGCAATGGCGAATCCGATATGAAAGAACTCGTTTCCCGCCTCGTTACCAATGTCACCCTGCCTCTGATGCTCGACTCGACTGAGTGGACAAAGATGGAAGCCGGACTCAAAGTTGCGGGCGGCAAGTGCATTCTCAACTCGACCAACTATGAGGACGGCGATGAGCGGTTCTTCAAAGTGCTGGAATTAGCGAAAGAGTACGGTGCTGGAGTCGTAATCGGAACGATCGACGAAGAAGGCATGGCGCGGACGGCTGAGAAGAAATTCCAAATCGCGCAACGGGCGTATCGCGATGCACTAGAATTCGGAATTCCGCCGCACGAAATTTTCTTTGACACCTTAGCTCTGCCGATTTCGACCGGGATTGAAGAAGATCGGGAGAACGCAAAAGCAACAGTTGAGTCGATTCGGATGATTCGGGAAAATCTGCCTGGCGTTCACTTCATGGTCGGGGTGTCGAATATCTCATTCGGTCTGAGTCCTGCAGCTCGGATTACTTTGAATTCGATGTTCTTGCATGAAGCCACGAAGGTCGGAATGGACGGCGCGATCGTGTCGGCGGCAAAGATTCTTCCACTTGCGAAAATTGAGCCTGAGCATCAAGAAGTCTGTTTAGATCTGATTTACGATCGTCGCCGATTTGATGGGGATATTTGCATTTACGATCCGCTGACGAAGCTGACGGAACTATTTGAAGGCGTAAGTGCAAAAGATGCTCGATCGACAAGTTCTCTAGCAGATTTACCTGTTGAAGAACGTTTGAAGCAGCACATCATCGATGGCGAACGGATTGGTTTAGAAGATGCATTGAAAATCGCATTAGAAACCTATGAGCCGTTGCACATCATCAATACATTCTTGCTTGATGGCATGAAAGTGGTCGGTGAATTGTTCGGATCGGGGCAAATGCAATTACCGTTTGTGTTGCAGTCTGCGGAAACCATGAAATCTGCGGTCGCATTCCTTGAACCATTCATGGAGAAGAAAAGCGATGACAGTGGCAAGGGTAAATTCTTAATTGCAACCGTGAAAGGGGATGTTCATGATATCGGCAAGAACTTAGTTGATATCATTCTCACCAATAACGGCTACAAGGTGATTAACTTAGGGATTAAACAGCCAGTTGATGCGATCGTCGATGCTTACGTTGAACATCAACCAGATTGTATTGCGATGAGCGGATTGCTCGTAAAATCGACTGCATTCATGAAGGAGAACTTAGAAGTCTTTAATGAACGTGGGATCAGTGTTCCAGTGATTCTTGGCGGTGCAGCACTGACTCCAAAATTCGTTTACGAAGACTGTCAGAATGCTTATAAGGGGCAAGTGATTTACGGACGCGATGCGTTCGCGGATTTGACGTTTATGGATCGCTTTATGCCTGCGAAAAAAGAGGGGCAATGGAGTGATACCGAAGGTTTCCAAGGCGAATTTGCTCAGTTCAATCAGAAGGGACGTAAAGCGATCGAACAAGCTGAACGCGAACTAAACGGCGAACCAGAGAAGAAATCGGATGAGCCGGAAGTGATCGATTTAGTGCGATCGGAAGCGGTTGAGTTGGATATCGATCGACCGACTCCGCCGTTCTGGGGAACTAAAGTTCTCAATCCTGAAGATATCTCCTTAGAAGACCTCTTCTGGCACATGGATTTGCAAGCGTTGATTGTTGGGCAATGGCAATTCCGCAAGCCGAAAGACCAATCGAAAGAGGAATATGATGTGTTCTTAGCTGAGAAGGTTTACCCGGTCTTGGAGCGCTGGAAGCAGAAGATTCAGACTGAGAAACTGTTAGAGCCTCGGATGATCTATGGCTATTTCCCTTGTGCGGCTGAGGGGAATTCGCTGCATGTTTATGATCCGAGTGTGATTGAGCAAGGTCTCACGCCTGCAACTGCAACACCCTTAGTCACCTGGACATTCCCACGTCAGAAATCTTTACGCCGCTTGTGTATTTCAGACTTCTTCCGTCCAGTGTCAGACAATCAGTTCGATGTGTTACCCATGCAAGCGGTGACGATGGGACATATTGCCACTGAAGTCGCTCAAGAGCTATTCAAGGCGAATAACTATACGGAGTATCTCTACTTCCACGGTATGGCAGTCCAGATGGCGGAAGCTTTGGCTGAATGGTCACACGCTCAGATTCGTAAAGAGTTAGGCTATGGAGAGCTTGAGCCAGATAACATTCGAGATATGCTAGCTCAGCGTTATCAGGGATCACGGTATAGCTTTGGCTATCCAGCTTGTCCAAATGTTGCGGATCAGTTCAAGCAATTAGAACTGCTAGGAACTGATCGGATTGAAATGTCGATAGATGAAAGTGAACAACTTTATCCAGAACAATCGACGACAGCTTTCGTGGTCTATCACCCGACTGCGAAGTACTTCAGCGCTTAA
- a CDS encoding papain fold toxin domain-containing protein, with amino-acid sequence MHREIGQITRRFDILECADCSRAIVRWLNQQGIEGIILRLRTRNGEDYILSKRLEQLGITESITLNGQHFGVEVRGKVFDNLSEEGRSRQDWLKDFSCHSGLFTLTELNRF; translated from the coding sequence ATTCACAGAGAGATAGGGCAAATTACTCGCCGTTTTGACATCTTAGAATGTGCCGACTGCTCCAGAGCAATCGTTAGATGGTTGAACCAACAAGGGATTGAAGGAATAATTCTCAGGCTCAGAACTAGAAACGGTGAAGACTACATTCTTAGTAAGCGCCTCGAACAGCTTGGAATCACTGAATCGATTACGCTCAATGGGCAGCATTTTGGAGTTGAAGTAAGAGGAAAGGTATTTGACAATCTCTCTGAAGAAGGGAGATCGCGGCAAGACTGGCTGAAAGATTTTAGCTGCCATAGTGGACTATTCACCTTGACAGAATTGAACCGTTTTTAG